The Thermodesulfobacteriota bacterium genomic interval CCTGGCCACGAACGGGTCGGCCGGGCCGAGCGCCTGCATGCATATGTCGACGGAGCGCTTGTGGTACTGCTCGGCCTCGGTAAACTTGCCGGAGAGGTTATAGAGGTCGGCGAGGCCGCTGAGCGTGTCGATCGTCTGCGGGGAGGGGCCGAAGAGCTTTTCGTATATGGACAGGGCCTTCTGCATCATCTTTACGGCTTCGCCATAACGCCACTGCGCCTGGTATACGCCGGCGAGGTTTTCGAGCGACTGGCAGATGTCGGTATGGTGCGGGCCGAGCGTCTTCTCCCTGATTTCGAGCGCGCGCCTGTGGAGCGGTTCGGCCTCGGCGAGCCTGCCGCGCACCAGGTAGAGCGCCCCCATGTTGTTCAGCGCGAAGCCCACGGCCGGGTCGTCCGGACCGAGCGCCCCCTCGAGCACGTTCATGGACTCCTTGCAGAGCGGCTCGGCCTCGTCGAGCCTGAGCCTGTTTATGTAGATCTCCGCCAGGCGGCACTTGAAGAACCCCACCTCCGGGTGGTCGGCCCCGATGGTCCTCGTCCATATCCTCATGCCCCCGTTCATGAGCGGCGTGCCTTTGGTGAAGTCGTTCTGCGTGGCGTAGAAGAGGCCGAGGTCGGTCATGGAGCGCGCGAACTCCGGGTGGTCGTTGCCGTAGGCCTCCTCCGCGGCCTCGAGCGCCTCGCGTCCGGCCTTCTCGGCCTCGTCGACCTCGCCATCCATCATGAGCTCGTTGAACGTATCCCTGAGCTTTTCGAGCTTCTCTTTTTTCCCGAACCCGAATACCATATGCGCCCCCTTGATATTACAGTGGCGTTTTCGTGACAGTCCCGGCCGTGGCGTTTCAGCGGCAGTCCCGGACGTAAGACTCCGCGTAAGATTGTAGCTCTTTTTGCCTGAAAATAAAAGCGCTAAAAGGTGTTCCTTTATCCGCTTTTGTGGTAAAAGGCGGGAGATAATATGGGAAGCGAAAAGGACAAGAAGAGGTGCGGGTGGTGCGTGTCGGACCCGCTCTATGTCGAATATCATGACACCGAGTGGGGGGTGCCTCTCTACGACGACTTAAAACTCTTCGAGTTCCTCGTTCTCGAAGGTGCGCAGGCCGGGCTTAGCTGGCTTACTGTCCTTAAAAAACGCGAGAACTACCGCAGGGCGTTCGCCGGGTTCGACCCGGGGAAGGTGGCGAAGTTCAACGAGAGTAAGATAGAAAAACTCGGTAGTGGGTCAGTTTGAATTAATCAAGGCGAAAATATCAGCCCCCGCTGGAACCAGAATAAAAACCCCGCATTCAACAGGGTGTCTGGGGGGCCAAAAAATCCCCCCTTTCCCCTCAATTCTGCTATAATTATATATAAGCATGGTTATATATTTCCTCTTGACAGGGGGAAGATTTCAGTATATAGTCTGCACAATCGAATTAATCCCCCACCTTTGCACTGCAACGGTGGATGTATTACCTCCGGGGGGTTGAGGTGTAAACCTCAACCCCCCGTACAATTTAGAGGGAAGGCGGCATAAGCATGGCAGACGACCGAGTCGTAATATTTATCGACGGAAGTAACTTCTATCATGGGCTCAAAGGCCACTGCTCAGGGAAAACAAAGATAAATTTCGAAAAATTTGCAAATAAACTCGTAAACGGAAGGAAGTTAGTAAGAACATACTATTATAATGCTCCCGTCGACCAACTGGAAAATCCTGAAAAATACAAAGCCCAACAAAAATTCTTTTCGGCTCTTGACAGAGTACCATACTTGGAGCGCTCTTTAGGAAAACTTGTTAGGCGCACCCGTTCTTTTACATGTAGCAGTTGTAAAAAGGTTGACAGTACGGACTTTCGCATGGAAAAAGGGGTTGATGTGAGCATAGCGGTTGACATGTTGGTCACAGCACACCGGGATTTATACGATATTGCAATTTTAGTGTCTGGCGATGGTGATTTTGAAAAAGCAATGAGGGGAGTAAAAGATACGGGGCGCCATGTCGAAAACGCATATTTTAAGGGAGGACACTCTAACCTGTTAATGAAGGAATGTGATAAATTTACTGAACTCAGCAAAGACTTCTTGAAAGGTTGTTGGTAAGACCCCCTCCCTTTGAATCCAGCAATGCCAAAATATCCTCAATCTCCCAAAGCTTGTTAGTTACGCCAGCTTCCATAGCCGGGGTTACTCGGAGCGTCTTATGTATCCGGCAGAAGTTATAGTACATAAAATGCAGGGCCACGGCGTGGGCCAGATTCTCCACCTTCTTGGAAAAGCCATTTGTCAGCCTCGTAAACCGCCTCATGCTCATTCTCATGGTTAGGTTCTGCCTCTCCACGTAGCTTGTGGATATTTTCTTGGAATCAGGTTTCCCGTTAATGGGCTTCTTTTCCGTCCCCATGCACTTTGCAGGGCTGTAACGGGTCTGATTCTCCTGTACCGTCCCATAGACCTTGATTAGCTGACTGTAATCAACGTCGGTCCCAAAGGCGTAGTCTACGGCCTCTAAATAGGCCTTATAGCCATCTGTGGTTAGCTGTATGCGGTTTTTGAGGCGGCTTGCCAAGTCCCCCATGAACCTCTTGGCAGTCTTTACGTCACGCCTTCCTATGTGCCAGCTCGGAACCAATTTGGTGTCGGCGCATATAGCCGTCCACGTCCATATATCGCCATAGCCGAACTTCCCCTTCTTTTCCTCCGGCACGTTCTTTTTCTTGGCGTAGCAGAAGGACCATATCTCGTCACACTCAATGCGTGTGCTGGACAGGTTACGGAAGGCTTTATCCTGATACTCCGAGCAAGCCTCCCCTACGTCCTTCAAGAGCTTTAGGACCGTACCCTTCGCCGCCCCTGTCATACGGCAGGTAGCCCGGATGGAATTCCCCTCTACTAACGCGGCTATTATCTGTTTCTGCTTATCTCTGCTCAACCTGTTCATGACTATATTATACTTGACCGCTCAAGCATTGTCAAGCTTTATTTTGCTTGTAAGTTCCCCCTGTCCATAATAAAATGTGCCTTGCAAGCGGCGAATATATTAATATAACAAAATTGTTATATTAAGGTCAAGCTCAAAAACCTTGACATAGCACAAATTTGTGATATTATATGAGTGATTGGACACTTTGGCAGTTCAGGGACATTATAGATGTATTCCTTGTTGGGTGTAACGAAGAGACGCGAGACGTTCTTTTACGTAGACTGGATATCTTATCCCAAAAAGGTTCTGCGTGTAGGCGGCCAATTTCTGCACCTCTAAAAAATACAGATGGCTTACTTGAATTGCGAGCCAAAGCAGACAACCAACAAATACGCTTATTATATTACTTTAAGCCAAACAAAAAAATAGTATTTGTCCATGCTTTCTATTACCCATTAAGACCCCGGTATATAGAGCAGGCACAAAAAAATAGAAGAAAAATTGAAGAAGGGCAGGAGGATTTACATGACTTCGATTACACCCATTAAGTTAGAACTTGCAGAAAAACTCGAAAGAGATAAGGGTTTTAGAGAGAGATTCTTTCGTGGTCAGGCACAAGATGAAATCGCAATGAGCATTAGAGTATTGCGAGGGAAAAGGAATTTACGCCAAATTGATTTAGCCGAAGAGTCAGACATGAAGCAATCTGCCGTTTCGCGAATCGAACAGGCTGAGTATTCAGCATGGAGCTTTAATACTCTGTTCCGTATAGCCGATGCTTTAGATGCGCGGTTAAAGATAGTTTTTGAACCAACAGAAGAGGTTGTTGAGCAATATAAGCAAAAAGAGGCAGATGCCGAAGCGCAATTTGAACAGCGCGCACCGTTACATACATCAGATGCAACAAAAACCGAGGTAGAAGGACCATCTAAGGCGGCACCTTCTCCTCCTTCTATTTGCTTTCCCAGAGGGCATGGAATGGCTATGGCGGCTAATTAAAAATACTTAGGAGACTAATTATGGCCAAGAAGAAAAAAGAACAGGAAATAAAAGGGGGGCTCCCTATCGAATGGCATGTACCAGACACTATAATTACTCGCTTTGTTACCAACATGACGGTGCAAGTAATAGAGTATGAATTTAAACTTTCTTTCTTTGAACTTAAACCAGAAATCATCTTAGGTCCCACTCCAAAACTACCTAAAAAAATTAAAGCTGATTGCGTAGCAAGTGTAATTGTGACTCCTGATAGGCTGGCTTCTTTTATAAAAGTTTTAAAGGGCCAACTCGACTTATATAACGAGGCAAAAAAAGCTACTACTTCTTCTTCCCCCACCGAGCCGTAGCGGCCTTCTTAGCTATCTCTTTCCGCTTCTTAGCGGAGAGCTTCTCAGCCCGTGCCTTACCCCCCTTGAGGCCCCCCAGTCTGCCGAGAGCGACGGCGGCGGGGTTCTTCTCCGGCTTAGGCTCCTCAGTCTCCCCTGTGGCCTTCTGGACTATCGAGGAGGCCAGCACGTTTACGTCCTCGTCCTTCTTTTCCCTCTTTTTTGCCATACCCCAAGTTTAGCATAACCGCTCAAGCATGGCAAGGGGGAGATTTCTCAAACTGACCCACTACCAAAAACTCCTTCAAAATCCCGGCATCATCCGCAATAACCTTAAGGTCAGGGCCGCGGTCACCAACGCCCGGGCCTTTCTCGGCGTGCAGGACGAGTTCGGCTCGTTCTCTGAGTTCAGCTGGCGCTTCGTCGGGGGCGGGCCGAAGGTAAACCGCCGGAGGAGGGTCGGGGACCTGCCCGCCAGGACCAGGGAGTCGGACGCCTTCAGCGCGGAGCTCAAAAAACGCGGCTTCAAGTTCGTCGGGTCCACTATCATGTACGCCCACATGCAGGCCACGGGCATGGTAAACGACCACACGATAGACTGCTTCAGGTATAGGGAACTTATCTAAGGAACAAATATCGCCCAGTCGGAAAAGGCCGGGCCGTCTCTGCCGCTTGTATCATCGTTGCGTGGGCTTTAATTCAATCTCTATCTCCACGGGAGGATCTCCATCCTTTACTTCTATTCCCTCCTTAACAAAAAAGTCATAGCCGTATTGGACTATTTTAACAGTATATATTCCTGAAGGAAGTCCATAAGCTTCAAAATTGCCCTTTGCATCTGACTGTGCCATAGCTATTGAATAACCCGATGATTTACTGCCGAGCACCATGACCTTTACATTTTCGATTCCTTGATTTGTGCTTTCTGATAAAACTCTGCCCTTAATGGAAAGGTTGGAACTATCCTTTTTAACGACTATATCAATATTTTTTGTTTCATCGCCACCGACTATTTTTATCCCTCCTGCATCCGTTACGGCGGCTCCTGGAACAAATGCACTGACTATGGCATTCTCCGTATCCGGCAAGCCACCGATTTTATAAAATCCATTCACATCTGTAATAGCAAAAAATTGATAACCACCTTCAGCGCTAGCATCAACCTTTATACCGACATAAGGTGTCGTACCATCGCCCTTAAAAACCCTGCCCGAGACAAAACCCGCTTTTTTAACCGTATAGTTATTATTTACGATGTTTTTACCGGCGGTGACCGTAACTTCGACGGTTTTTTTATCCGAATAGTAGTCGGCCTGAACCAGCTCCCTGCCTATCAAAGATACACTATAAACTCCTTCCGTGGCGCCACGGATGACATAGAACCCCTTTTCATCGGTAGAACTTCTTATAACATAAGATTCCGCGCTATTCATTTTAACGGCCCTGACGGTCAGCCCCGCGATTGGAACGCCTGTCTCGTCCTCCAGCACATACCCCGATATGGTGCTGTAGACCTTAGCCGAGGCCGCCTGCGGTAAGGCAAGCGCCAGAAAGAAAAGAGCCGACAGAATCTTTTTCATCACTCTAACCTCCTTCGAAAGTTCGGGTTTTCTTCTGTATGCCCCGGTCCGTAAAAACAGGGCGCTGCGGGGCTGTTGAAAAAATTTCATATTGTCACCCTGAACTTGTTTCAGGGTCTCGTAACACACCGACTATATCAGATGCTGAAATGAATTCAGCATGACATATCGCACTATTTCGGGGTTTTTCAACAGCCCCGCTGTCCCAGGTTTTTCTGAGTAGCGTCACTGTACGATAAAGTAGACCATGTATTTTCCCAAATGGGTCGCCATAAAGGGTAACAGTAAAAACAGACCGAAGGACAGGCACTGCGATTTAAAATGGCCATAAGCGGTATTTTTTCTTATCAAAACCCCTAATTGTTTGATTTCAAACAAGACAAGAGGAAGAAAAATAAAAAATAGAGTGAACCCATAGAACAGGCCATACCCAAGTAACATTCGAACATACCCGGCTTGCTCAAAAAAACTATACACCAACAGACAGGCACCGAACGGAACGGTTACTTTAAGTGACTTCGAGAACTCGTATAAACGGTCAAGCCACTCGTCCCTTTTAAAAACCATCATGATGGCCAAGTAAAAGAAGCCCCATGCAAGTAAAGCATTAACCACGGCAAACAACAAAACCATATTGCCGTCATAAAAGAAGTCCCAAAGGTCAAACAACTTACTATTAGACCACACAGAAAACATCTTAAACAAAGTATTCCCGATAAAAAAAGCTCTCAGGAATGGAAAGGCTACAACAATAAAGGTCTTGTATTTTTTGTTATCTTCCATGGCCGTCCTCTCTTGTTAAGGAATTAAAGGGGGGCAATGCCTGAGCGGCGGCCCATCGGGCCGCCGCTCTCCCGGTCCGCTCAACTCCGTCTCCCCTCCGGGCCGCCGACCAGAGAGAAGATGGACGTGCTTACTATTACCCCCAGGAAGATCACCGACACCGCCAGCCCCGTAAGTCCGTACTTGAGCTGCGTGACGACTTCGGAGAAGACCGGCACTCCCCCCCCGCCCGCATTCGGCTCATAGCCCATGGCGAAGAGGAGCGGTATCAGGAGGAACGTTACGTTGGAAAACGCCACCCAGAACATGGCGCGCTCCTCCGTGCCGCAGAGCTCCGTCAGCATCTTTTTCAGGTGCGGCCCCATATATACGACCACCGAAAGGCACGTCAGTGCCACCACCCCGATGCCGATTAGAAAGAGTATGTTGATATCCATTTTCCTGCCTCCTTTCAGTCCTGCTCAGGTTAGCTGAAGTGCCTCTTTATCTCCGAGGCGTAATGGACGCCGTACCAGTCCGCGTTCTCCTCGAGCCACGCGCTGAACCTGGTCGGGCACGTCGGGGGGCCGAAGGAGACGAGCGTATCGGTCCCGAGCTTGTCCACCTCGTCGCGCGTCAGGATGACGTCCCCCACGATCGGGTTCAGCATCGTCGTCAGGAGCTGCGCCAGCCGGGGCGGGCAACTGAAGAGTAGCGCCCGGCTCTTGACCCTCTTGCGGATGAGGTATACGAGCTCCTTGAAGGAGTAGGTCTCGGGCCCGACGGCGTCTCTTACGACGTTTTCTTCTTTCCCGGCGAGCTCGACCGCCAGCCGTGCCACGTCTTCGCCAAAGACCGGCTGCAGCCTGAAGTCCCCCGTGCCCGGGATAGCAAAGGCCGGGAAGCGCCGGAGGAGCCAGGCGATGTTGTTGAAGAGTATGTCTTCCCTTCCGAAGAGCACCGTCGGGCGCACGATGGCATACGAGAGCCCCGACTCCTTCAAGGTGCGCTCCATAAGGGCCTTCCCCCGTAAGTACCCGGAGGTCGAGTCCTCGTCCGGGTTGGTGATGCTTACGTGGACGAAGCGTTTTACTTCGGCCTCTGCCGCCGCGCGGATGAGGTTCTGCACGTTTGCCACGGCCTGGCCGAAGGTGGTCCGCCCGTGGTTGAAGCGCACCCAGTAGGTGTTGTAGACGGTCGAGGCCCCCCGGAGGCTCTCGACCATGGCCGAGGGGTCGTCGAAGTTGAAGGGGCGGACTTCCACCCGGCCGTCGAAGGGGTCGGGCCGGTCGGGGTGGCCGGTCAGCGTCCTCATCCTTATGCCGTGCTCCAGGAGGAGCTTCGTTATGTACTTGCCCGTAAAGCCGAACGCGCCGGTTACGACGTTAAGCTCTTTGGCCGGCTCTTTACTCCGTTCTTTATTCCGCACCTTATTTTGCACCTTGGGCCTCCTTTCCGTTAAGCGCCGTGAAGGGGATAGCCTTCACAACTTTCAGTATTTTCCAAACGTTACAGGGAAATTTTTTTAGCCCTTCCCCCCCTTCCCCTTATTCATCGAAAAGCCGGAGAGGAACGAGAGCACGTACCGTGCCTTGTCCTCGTCGGCGAGGAACCTCTCGCCAATCGTGTCCAGGGTGGCGAGTATCTCCTCCATCTGTTTGAGCCTCGCGTTCACCCCGGCGTTCGAGCCCTTCTTCATGTGCGGCAGCGCCTCCCTCACGGTCTCCATCACCGGGTCGAACTCGCGGCGCTTGCGCTCCTTTACTATCGCGACGAAGACCTTCCAGATGTCGGGCTCGGTCACGTAGTAGTCCTGCCGGTCGCCGGGCTCCTTCATGAGCCTCACCACGGTCCAGTTCCGGAGCTCCCGGAGGCACATGCTCGCGTTGCCGCGGCTCATCTTGAGGCGCTTTGCGATGTCGTCCAGGCTAAGGGGCTCTTCGGTTACGATAAGGAGGGCGTGGACCCTGGCCATGGAGGTGTTGGTCCCCCAGACGGAGCCCATCATGCCCCAGGATTCGACGAACCTGTCGACTGTTTTCCGGTCGGCGGTCTTCTTGTCGGCTTTTCTGTCCATTCGGGCTTCCTCCGTCGGTCTGTCCCGTTAGTTCTCTGTGTTCAGTATATTCTGAATATACCATAGGTTCTTTATCCTGTCAAGTGGTTTTCCCGGCGCGGACGGCCCTCCTCCTTCCCTTCCCCCCCCTTCCCCCCGCCGTAGCTCTCCTTTGCCGCTTGACACACTTCGTGCCCGGTTATATGCTAATGAAGCGCCGCCGGTCTTCGGCCGCGTAAAGGAGAAGGCCCGTGCCCGGAAACCTGAAACTCATAATGCCTCCCGAGGAGATTCACCTCCTCGTCCTGAGACTCGCCGCCGAGCTCCGGCGCGACTACGCCGACAAGAACCCCGTCATGGTCGGGGTCATGAAGGGCGCCTTTGTCTTCCTCGCGGACCTGATGCGCGCGATGAAGATACCCTCGGAGATAGAGTTCATCCGGGCCGGGAGCTACGGCAGGCGCGACACCCCCTCCACGGAGGTCCGCATAACAAACGACGTGGAGACCGGTATCAAGGGCAGGCACGTCGTGCTCGTCGAAGAGATAGTAGACAGGGGACGCACCGTGAGCAAGGTGATGGAGCATCTCAAGGGAAAGTCCCCGGCCTCGCTGAAACTCTGCTCGCTTTTCATGAAGCGGGTCGAGGACGGACATGAGGTAAGCCCCGACTACCTGGGCGCGGAAATAGACAGGGGCTTTGTCGTGGGCTACGGGCTCGACTATAAGGAGGAGTACCGCTACCTAACGGGCCTCTACGTCGTCGGCGCCGGGGGCGTCGGGGGGGAGGGGGGCGAGGAGTAGTATGGAACTCCCGCGCGTCATAGAGGCGCTCACGCGCCCCGGGGCCTACCCCGAAAGGCCCGAAAAGGTCGGCTTCGAGCAGACCCATATCTCTTACCTCTTCTTCACCCCGGAGTTCGTCTACAAGGTAAAGAAACACGTGGACTTCGGCTTCCTCGACTTCACGACCCTCCAGAAAAGGCGCCACTTCTGCGAGGAGGAGGTGAGGCTCAATAGCAGACTCGCCCCCGGCGTCTACCTCGGCGTGGTGGAGGTGATAGAGACCGAAGACGGCATCTTCATGGAGACGGACCATGAGGGGGGGGAGGAGGGGGAGGGCAGGACGGTCGAGTACGCCGTCAAGATGAAGAGGCTCCCCGAAGACGGTATGCTCGACACCCTGCTCGTCCGCGACCGGGTCGACGCCTCCCTCATGAAGAAGGCCGCCGGGGCCATAGCCTCCTTTCACCGGACCGCCGAGACCTCTGAGCATATCGCCCACTTCGGCGAGCCCGGGACGATCGAGAGGAACACCGAGGAGAACTTCTTCCAGGTCTCGGACTACATAGGGCGCACCATCACCCAGAAACAGTTCGACGACATAAAGGCCTACACCAAGGGATTCTTAAGCTCGCATAAGGGCCTCTTTATCGAGCGCGTGAAGGACGGCTTTATAAGGGACTGCCACGGCGACATACACTCCGAGCACGTCTCGGTTGCCGACGGCATCTCCATCTTCGACTGCATAGAGTTCAACGAGCGGTTCAGGTACTCCGACACGGTGGCGGATATGGCGTTCCTCGCGATGGACCTGGACTACCACGGCAGGGGCGACCTCTCGCGGACCTTCGAGGACGCCTACTTCTCGCTTACCGGCGACGAGGAGGGCAGGGAGTTCCTGGACTTCTACAAGTGCTACCGGGCGTTCCTGAGGGGCAAGGTCGAAGGCTTTAAGCTCGCCGAGCCCGAGGAGAGCGAGGAGGACAAGAGGGCCGCCGCCGAGCTGGCGAGGCTCCACTTCCACCTCGCGCACCTTTACGCCACCGGCGGCTACAGGCCCGTCGTGCTCGCCGTATGCGGCCTTTCCGGCACGGGCAAGAGTGCGCTCGCTCGCTCGCTCGGGCACCGCGCCGGCATAACGGTCCTCTCTTCGGACGCGGTAAGGAAGGAGCTCCACGGCGTCGCTCCGGACGAGCATCGCTTCGAGCGATACGGCGAGGGCATCTATTCCGGGGAAGCGACCGAGAGGACATACGAGGAGCTTATGGAGAGGGCGGGGGCGATGGCCGCCTCGGGCCGCTCGGTCATACTCGACGCCACGTTTTCGAGGGGCGAGTTCCTCGACGCGGCCAAGCGGGCGGCCTCGGACGCGGGCGCGCTCTTCCGGGTAGTGGAGTGCACGGCCGACGAGGAGGCAGTGAGGGAGAGGTTTGAGAAACGCGGGGCCGCCGAGGGGGAGAAGGGGGGGAAGGGGGGCGGGGGGGCCGTATCCGACGCGCGGTGGGAAATCTATCTCAGGCAGAAGGAGTCCTTCGAGCCTGTCGCCCTGCCGCACCTTACCATAACCTCCGACGCCCCGCCCGACGAGCTCGCCGGAAGGGTCATAAGGCGGCTCTTCTGAGGGGGTTCATGGGAAGAGGGAATAATAAAAGAGCGGTAGCATTTTCGGTTTTAATCGCTTTTTTTCTGATGGCGGGCTCTAACGTCTCCGCCGAGATATACTCTTCCATTTCGGGCAGGGTGATTGCCGAAGACACCGGACAGGGAATGGAAGGTGTTAGTGTTGTGCTGTTAGGGCTGGGAAGTGAGGTAGAGAGGCACGACACAATAACAAAAGAAGACGGCCTGTATGTGCTGGAGAATTTAAAGCCGGGAGATTATCTGCTGGGATTTGGTAAAGACGATATTCCTTATATACAAGAGATGCCGAATATATTTGTTACCGTGCCCATGGGAAAAAACCTGGTAAACGTCAATTACGTTTTTAAGGTCGGTGGTGGTGTCTCCGGCACGGTTTATGATGCCGACGGCACTACACCATTGGATAGGATTACCGTGTCTGTGATAGTTCCGGATCAACCGGACGATATTGATGCTGCCGATGCCGAATTAACTGACAGCAACGGCAAATATTTATTGCTGGGCCTGCCCGAGTCTGACAAGGCTGTTGTAACGGTACGCGTTCGCGGCCACGCCAAATTAACCAGGGAGGTTACGATCAGGAAGGGCGAGACCACCCCGAATGTTAACTTTGTGGTCAAGTGGGACGATATTACCGGAATCAGTGGGCATGTGAAGTCGTCGATTGACGGCAGCCCAATAAAGAACGCAGAAGTAGTGTTATGGGATGCTTCTGAAAAACGCGCCGGCTATGCATACACAGATGAAGCCGGGAACTATTCCATATTAGGTTTGCCGCCGGGCAGCTACCAAGCGGCCGCTTTTTGGCCTGGGGGTGGCGGTTGGGTCAGGGAAATGGATATTTTAATAGAATCGGGCAAGACAACTGAGGTGAATTTTGAGTTTGATATGCCGGCACCCACATCGAGGAGTGAGGAAGGTATACTGGGATTGCTTGCCGCCTTATCAGGGGACACGGTACTTGTCTCGGGAGTTAAGGAGGCCGGACCCGGGATCCGTCCGGCCGGTAAGATTTCGGTTGAGCCCTAACCGGCCCTGTGGTTTAATAATAACTTATGGAAGGTAAGGGGAAAAGGGAAAAGATTTCGGTGGTGCTCGTAAGCGGCGGGGTCGACAGCGCCGTCACCGCGGCCATTGCCGCCCGGGAAGGGGAGGTAGCGCTCCTCCACGCCAACTACGGCCAGAAGACCGAGGCCCGCGAGTTCGACTCCTTTAACTCCATAGCCGGCCACTACGGCGCGCAAAAAAGGCTCGTCGTAAGGCTCGACCACTTCAAGGATATCGGCGGCTCGGCACTTATCGACCATGATATAGAGGTCCCCGAAGGCGATATCGGGAGAGGGGACATACCCATGACCTACGTCCCGTTCAGGAACGCGCACCTCCTCTGCGTCGCGGTCTCCTGGGCCGAGACAATAGGCGCGGGGAGGGTGTACATAGGGGCGGTGGAAGAGGACAGTTCCGGCTACCCGGACTGCAGGGAGGGGTTCTTCAAGGCCTTCGAAGGGGCGATAGAGCAGGGCACCAGGCCCGAGACGAAGATAGAAGTGGTAACCCCGCTCATACACATGAGCAAGGGCGATATAGTCAGGAAGGGAGTGGAGCTCGGCGCGCCCTTCCACCTCACCTGGTCGTGCTATAAGGATTCGCGCCGCGCCTGCGGCCGCTGCGACTCGTGCCTCCTCAGGCTAAAGGGCTTTAAAGAGGCCGGGGTGGAAGACCCGATCCCGTACGAGTAAGGGGGGAGAGGGGGGAGGATATATTAATGACGTTCCTTGAGTTCGTGAAGATAAAAAAGGGGATAGACCCCGAGGGCAAAGACACCGGTGAACTCATGGACGAGTACTACGACGAGTACACCGAGTTTCTTATGGGCGTGAAGGACGGCTGCGGCACGGATTAGCTTTCTTCCATTTTCCACCTCCCTCCCTTGTCAGTAGGGGTAGCGGGGATGGCGCGGCCAATAGGGGTAGTAGGGATACGGGTAGAACGGGTCATAAGGGGGATACCACATGGGCGGGTAGTCCGGGTAGGCGGGGTAGGGGGGGTACTCCTCCTCATACGTGTCCGTGAGCGTGACCTCCACGGGCTCGACCACCGGGTAGGGGTACTCCATCGAGCCTATCTTTCTCGTTACGACCCCCTTTACGAAACCCACGACCGTTATCCCCCTGTCCGGCCGGTATACGAAGGGGTCGAGAAAGCCCGGGGCCTCGATCATGAACCTCCCGCCGAACCCTTTTCCGGTCGGTTTGTGGCTCATGTTAAGCCTGCTCGAGAGTATCTCCACGCGGGTCGTCTTATCGAGGTTTTCGGAGGCGATGATTATGCCTCCCCATAAGACCTTGCGGCCGATGTACTCGTCGGGGTTGGACTGCACCAGCGGGACCGTAACGCTCTTGTCCACGTCCCTCAGCACGGCCGGGGAGACGGCCGAGCAGCCGGCGAGGAAGAGGGCCAGAACGGTTGTTGCAACCATTATAGGTACAATACTTCTCATACCTATATTCTAAGGCCAATCGGGGGGTTCGTCA includes:
- a CDS encoding AAA family ATPase, whose amino-acid sequence is MELPRVIEALTRPGAYPERPEKVGFEQTHISYLFFTPEFVYKVKKHVDFGFLDFTTLQKRRHFCEEEVRLNSRLAPGVYLGVVEVIETEDGIFMETDHEGGEEGEGRTVEYAVKMKRLPEDGMLDTLLVRDRVDASLMKKAAGAIASFHRTAETSEHIAHFGEPGTIERNTEENFFQVSDYIGRTITQKQFDDIKAYTKGFLSSHKGLFIERVKDGFIRDCHGDIHSEHVSVADGISIFDCIEFNERFRYSDTVADMAFLAMDLDYHGRGDLSRTFEDAYFSLTGDEEGREFLDFYKCYRAFLRGKVEGFKLAEPEESEEDKRAAAELARLHFHLAHLYATGGYRPVVLAVCGLSGTGKSALARSLGHRAGITVLSSDAVRKELHGVAPDEHRFERYGEGIYSGEATERTYEELMERAGAMAASGRSVILDATFSRGEFLDAAKRAASDAGALFRVVECTADEEAVRERFEKRGAAEGEKGGKGGGGAVSDARWEIYLRQKESFEPVALPHLTITSDAPPDELAGRVIRRLF
- a CDS encoding Slp family lipoprotein — protein: MVATTVLALFLAGCSAVSPAVLRDVDKSVTVPLVQSNPDEYIGRKVLWGGIIIASENLDKTTRVEILSSRLNMSHKPTGKGFGGRFMIEAPGFLDPFVYRPDRGITVVGFVKGVVTRKIGSMEYPYPVVEPVEVTLTDTYEEEYPPYPAYPDYPPMWYPPYDPFYPYPYYPYWPRHPRYPY
- the queC gene encoding 7-cyano-7-deazaguanine synthase QueC; this translates as MEGKGKREKISVVLVSGGVDSAVTAAIAAREGEVALLHANYGQKTEAREFDSFNSIAGHYGAQKRLVVRLDHFKDIGGSALIDHDIEVPEGDIGRGDIPMTYVPFRNAHLLCVAVSWAETIGAGRVYIGAVEEDSSGYPDCREGFFKAFEGAIEQGTRPETKIEVVTPLIHMSKGDIVRKGVELGAPFHLTWSCYKDSRRACGRCDSCLLRLKGFKEAGVEDPIPYE
- a CDS encoding carboxypeptidase-like regulatory domain-containing protein, with protein sequence MGRGNNKRAVAFSVLIAFFLMAGSNVSAEIYSSISGRVIAEDTGQGMEGVSVVLLGLGSEVERHDTITKEDGLYVLENLKPGDYLLGFGKDDIPYIQEMPNIFVTVPMGKNLVNVNYVFKVGGGVSGTVYDADGTTPLDRITVSVIVPDQPDDIDAADAELTDSNGKYLLLGLPESDKAVVTVRVRGHAKLTREVTIRKGETTPNVNFVVKWDDITGISGHVKSSIDGSPIKNAEVVLWDASEKRAGYAYTDEAGNYSILGLPPGSYQAAAFWPGGGGWVREMDILIESGKTTEVNFEFDMPAPTSRSEEGILGLLAALSGDTVLVSGVKEAGPGIRPAGKISVEP